A window of the Dunckerocampus dactyliophorus isolate RoL2022-P2 chromosome 21, RoL_Ddac_1.1, whole genome shotgun sequence genome harbors these coding sequences:
- the LOC129174088 gene encoding 5'-AMP-activated protein kinase subunit gamma-2-like: protein MEMMASCAEKEQEEEDRRKRRRPLRLLVPDLSVFGMSFLDETGRVERDKVLKGEPSPTRSLFHRATRPSSPRSAPAASSGSRTSPTSAKSSFPFQAAESPPKPLRRLSFSGIFRSASRESNQQTSSSPISMKLFSRSKRSKARSYTVSSPPPPAPSPPAFHLETYLTEPRRPETRRLRSFSSPPDTGQHFSSSRRLPPPLLVSQSPQVVASGESERRPLDDGACADSERDIYMRFMKCHKCYDIIPTSSKLVVFDTTLQVKKAFFALVANGVRAAPLWETKKQSFVGMLTITDFINILTRYYKSPMVQIYELEEHKIETWRELYLQETFKPLVHISPDASIFEAVSSLIRNKIHRLPVIDPLSGNALYILTHKRILKFLQLFVCEMPMPAFMKKTLEELHVGTYDNIAFIHPDTPLITALSVFTHRRVSALPVVNHHGQVVDIYSKFDVINLAAEKTYNDLDVTVTQALRHRSQYFEGVMKCNKMETLETIVDRIVKAEVHRLVVVDEESRIVGIVSLSDILQALILTPAGVLRNEDAFPSHAALDSTFDKEQNQEQDPDQDQDQTDCKDKHANGQQVETEGEEEMTEEGGRGEAVTGKGGSGEEVTEAGEEVKREDVTEKGGEEGRQEEVTKEGGEEGSQDEVTEEEGQGGKLEEGTGDGDVEEETEEGKGGSGEEVKEEGGGKGEEVTEAGDAGRWEKAEEEGEEVREETDEGGGRGDDLTEDVTQEGEEGRDEEVSEGGGNGENLTEEEGRGEEEMEAGGMGGEVIEGGGEEREHEVDETDIGGRREEVTQEGDGQEEVTEGGEEERDEVVTEEEEVRSFQCQDGGQQHAKVISAAGSLCDEEHLYASRSV from the exons ATGGAGATGATGGCGAGCTGTGCAGAGAAGGAGCAAGAGGAGGAagacaggaggaagaggaggaggccgCTCAGACTCCTTGTGCCT GATCTCAGCGTGTTTGGAATGTCTTTCCTGGACGAGACGGGTCGTGTGGAGAGGGACAAAGTCCTCAAG GGTGAGCCCAGCCCCACCAGGAGCCTCTTCCATCGGGCTACCAGACCCAGCAGTCCCCGCTCGGCTCCGGCAGCAAGCTCCGGCTCCAGGACAAGTCCCACCTCAGCTAAGAGCAGCTTCCCCTTCCAGGCTGCAGAGTCCCCGCCCAAACCTCTACGAAG gctGAGCTTCAGTGGGATCTTCAGGTCAGCCTCCAGGGAATCAAACCAGCAAACGTCTTCCTCCCCCATCAGCATGAAACTGTTCTCGCGCAGCAAGAGGAGCAAGGCTagat CCTACACCGTCTCCTCCCCACCTCCCCCTGCTCCATCTCCGCCTGCCTTCCACCTGGAGACTTACCTGACGGAGCCGAGGCGTCCAGAAACCAGGAGACTGCGTTCCTTCTCGTCACCTCCTGACACTGGGCAACACTTCTCCTCCTCACGTCGGCTGCCACCGCCTCTTCTAGTTTCGCAATCACCTCAG GTGGTGGCTTCTGGTGAGTCTGAGCGGCGGCCCCTGGACGATGGCG CGTGTGCCGACTCGGAGAGGGATATCTACATGCGCTTCATGAAATGTCACAAGTGTTACGACATCATCCCTACCAGCTCCAAATTGGTCGTCTTTGACACCACGCTACAG GTGAAGAAAGCGTTTTTCGCTCTGGTAGCGAATGGAGTGCGAGCTGCTCCTCTATGGGAAACTAAGAAGCAAAGTTTTGTTG GAATGTTGACTATCACAGACTTCATCaacatcctgaccagatactaCAAGTCACCTATG GTTCAGATTTACGAGCTAGAGGAGCACAAGATAGAGACCTGGAGAG AACTTTACCTGCAAGAGACCTTCAAACCTCTGGTCCACATCTCACCTGATGCCAG TATTTTTGAGGCAGTGTCCTCGTTAATCCGCAACAAGATACATCGCCTTCCCGTCATAGATCCTCTGAGCGGCAACGCGCTCTACATCCTGACCCATAAGAGGATCCTCAAGTTCCTGCAGCTCTTT gtGTGTGAGATGCCCATGCCCGCCTTCATGAAGAAAACGCTGGAGGAACTTCACGTGGGCACTTATGACAACATCGCCTTCATCCACCCGGACACACCCCTCATCACCGCCCTCTCAGTCTTCACACATCGCCGCGTCTCCGCCCTGCCCGTCGTCAATCACCATG GTCAAGTGGTGGACATCTACTCCAAGTTTGACGTGATT AATCTGGCGGCCGAGAAGACGTACAACGACCTGGACGTGACGGTCACACAGGCGCTGAGGCACAGGTCCCAATACTTTGAAGGCGTCATGAAGTGCAACAAGATGGAGACCCTGGAGACCATCGTGGACCGTATCGTAAAGGCCGAG GTTCACAGGTTGGTCGTCGTCGATGAAGAGTCTCGAATTGTTGGGATTGTGTCGTTGTCGGACATCCTTCAAGCGCTAATCCTAACTCCTGCCG GTGTGCTCAGGAACGAGGACGCTTTTCCCTCTCACGCTGCTTTGGATTCCACATTTGACAAGGAGCAGAACCAGGAGCAGGACCCTGATCAAGACCAGGACCAGACAGACTGCAAGGACAAACATGCTAACGGCCAGCAGGTGGAGacagagggggaggaggagatgaCAGAAGAAGGAGGTCGGGGAGAGGCGGTGACAGGGAAAGGAGGGAGTGGGGAGGAAGTGACAGAGGCAGGTGAAGAAGTAAAGCGGGAGGACGTGACAGAAAAGGGAGGAGAAGAAGGGAGGCAGGAGGAGGTGACAAAAGAGGGAGGAGAAGAAGGGAGCCAGGACGAGGTGACAGAAGAAGAAGGGCAAGGAGGGAAGCTGGAGGAGGGGACAGGAGATGGGGATGTGGAGGAGGAGACGGAAGAAGGAAAAGGAGGGAGTGGTGAGGAGGTAAAGGAAGAAGGGGGAGGTAAGGGTGAGGAGGTGACTGAGGCAGGAGATGCTGGGAGATGGGAGAAAGCGGAAGAGGAAGGAGAGGAAGTGAGGGAGGAGACTGACGAAGGAGGAGGGAGAGGGGACGATTTGACAGAGGATGTGACACAAGAAGGTGAGGAAGGAAGGGATGAGGAGGTGTCAGAAGGAGGAGGGAATGGGGAGAACTtgacagaagaagaaggaagggGGGAGGAGGAGATGGAAGCAGGAGGGATGGGAGGGGAGGTAATAGAGGGAGGAGGGGAAGAGAGGGAGCATGAGGTGGATGAAACAGACATCGGAGGTAGGAGGGAAGAAGTGACGCAAGAAGGAGACGGGCAGGAGGAGGTGACAgagggaggagaagaagagagGGATGAGGtggtcacagaagaagaagaag TCAGGAGTTTTCAGTGCCAAGATGGCGGCCAGCAGCATGCCAAAGTCATCAGCGCTGCAGGAAGCCTTTGTGATGAGGAGCACTTGTATGCGTCAAGATCAGTCTAG
- the otulina gene encoding OTU deubiquitinase with linear linkage specificity a: MLPNAKVPAMSWVKAASKSEDDVFDETADDLHLLSKEWESSMKKRVRDGYVDGADAGEEAALSVGFREGFREGAARTMAVGRLRGIVSAIGSWYQIQHPDHTVPASITDLLQRVSQHERSIIAQVTKEMENPPPSVDDVSESMEDLEVARQAGSAEGCHKSDCCKSTAQMDTESHLKSQTLHSTCSASSSACRGGFSELLQQCEGLVLEMGLPLELMEHIGELKNL; encoded by the exons ATGCTTCCTAATGCGAAAGTCCCAGCAATGTCTTGGGTCAAAGCCGCGTCGAAAAGCGAGGACGACGTTTTTGACGAGACGGCGGACGACCTTCATCTGTTAAGTAAAGAATGGGAGTCCAGCATGAAGAAAAGAGTCAGG GATGGTTATGTGGACGGTGCTGATGCTGGGGAGGAGGCTGCACTGTCGGTGGGCTTCAGAGAAGGCTTCAGGGAAGGAGCAGCTAGGACTATGGCTGTTGGTCGACTTAGAGGAATTGTAAG TGCAATTGGAAGCTGGTACCAAATCCAGCATCCAGACCACACCGTCCCCGCCTCTATTACAGACCTCCTGCAGCGTGTGTCACAGCATGAACGATCTATCATAGCGCAAGTCACGAAAGAGATGGAGAACCCGCCTCCCAGCGTGGACGACGTGTCGGAGAGCATGGAGGACCTGGAGGTGGCGCGGCAGGCAGGCTCAGCAGAAGGCTGCCACAAGAGCGACTGCTGCAAGtcaacagcacaaatggacaCAGAGTCTCATCTCAAGTCACAAACGTTGCATTCCACATGCAGCGCAAGCTCCTCCGCTTGTAGAGGCGGCTTCAGTGAGCTGCTGCAGCAATGCGAGGGTCTTGTGTTGGAGATGGGACTGCCTTTGGAGCTGATGGAGCACATAGGAGAACTGAAGAACCTTTAA
- the LOC129174089 gene encoding activin receptor type-2B-like — MRRRNRALMILLIGTLSAGLTAGHAPTRECLYYNVNYEMEQTNQSGVERCEGDADKRSHCYASWTNESGAIELVKKGCWLDDFNCYDREECVSTEESPQVFFCCCEGNMCNHKFTHLPDAAAPLIQAPAPSIGVLQVIFYCLLPVTVLSVILLATVWMYHHRKPPYGHVDVTEDAVPPPASPLPGLKPLQLLEVKARGRFGCVWKAQIMNDFVAVKVFPVQNKRSWQNEREVFTTPGMKHENILRFIGAEQRGRHLEAELWLITEFHERGSLCDFLKANVISWLELCHIGGSMACGLAYLHEDVPRNKGEGAKPAIAHRDFKSKNIMLRSDLTAVIGDFGLAVPFESGTPPGETHGQVGTWRYMAPEVLEGAINFQRDAFLRIDMYALGLVLWELLTRCRAADGPVGEYLLPFEEEVGQHPSLEDLQEVVVHKKMRPAFKDVWLKHNGLCHVCETVSECWDHDAEARLSAGCVHERMGQVRRLTCTVAPPTFTSSSSVPPVAMVTNVDLPAKESTM, encoded by the exons ATGAGGCGGCGGAACCGAGCTTTGATGATTCTCCTGATCGGAACTTTGAGTGCAG GTTTGACGGCTGGCCACGCCCCCACTCGGGAATGCCTGTACTACAATGTCAACTATGAGATGGAGCAGACCAACCAGAGCGGCGTGGAGCGCTGCGAGGGCGACGCCGACAAGCGCTCGCACTGTTACGCCTCGTGGACCAACGAGTCGGGCGCCATTGAGCTGGTGAAGAAAGGATGCTGGCTCGACGACTTCAACTGCTATGACCG TGAGGAGTGCGTGTCCACAGAGGAGAGTCCTCAggtcttcttctgctgctgtgAAGGAAACATGTGTAACCACAAGTTCACGCATCTGCCGGATGCCGCTGCCCCAC tcaTCCAGGCTCCGGCCCCCAGCATCGGTGTGTTACAAGTCATCTTTTACTGCCTGCTGCCCGTCACCGTGCTGTCAGTCATTCTGCTCGCCACCGTTTGGATGTACCACCATCGTAAACCTCCTTACGGACACGTGGACGTCActgag GACGCCGTTCCTCCCCCTGCCTCGCCACTGCCAGGGCTCAAGCCCTTGCAGTTGCTTGAGGTGAAAGCCAGGGGGCGCTTTGGCTGTGTCTGGAAGGCCCAAATAATGAACGACTTTGTGGCTGTCAAGGTGTTCCCTGTCCAG AACAAAAGGTCGTGGCAGAATGAGCGAGAGGTGTTCACCACACCAGGAATGAAGCATGAAAACATTCTGAGGTTCATTGGCGCCGAGCAACGAGGGCGCCATCTGGAGGCGGAATTGTGGCTCATCACAGAGTTCCATGAGCGG GGTTCGTTGTGTGACTTCCTGAAGGCCAACGTCATCAGCTGGTTGGAGTTGTGTCACATTGGGGGGTCCATGGCGTGCGGTCTGGCGTACCTGCACGAAGATGTACCTCGAAACAAAGGCGAGGGAGCCAAACCCGCCATCGCTCACAG GGACTTCAAGAGCAAGAACATCATGTTGCGTTCAGACCTCACCGCCGTCATCGGAGATTTCGGTCTCGCAGTGCCCTTTGAGTCGGGAACGCCACCCGGAGAGACGCACGGACAG gTGGGGACATGGCGCTACATGGCTCCTGAGGTTCTAGAAGGTGCTATCAACTTCCAGCGGGACGCCTTTCTCAGAATCGACATGTATGCTTTGGGTCTAGTCCTGTGGGAGCTGCTGACACGCTGCAGAGCTGCTGATG gtccAGTAGGTGAGTACCTGCTGCCATTTGAGGAGGAAGTGGGTCAGCATCCGTCACTGGAGGACCTTCAGGAAGTTGTTGTTCACAAGAAGATGAGGCCGGCCTTCAAAGACGTCTGGTTAAAACACAAC GGTCTGTGCCATGTGTGCGAGACGGTGTCGGAATGTTGGGACCACGACGCTGAGGCCCGACTGTCGGCCGGCTGTGTCCACGAACGCATGGGTCAAGTGCGTCGTCTCACTTGCACCGTAGCCCCGCCCACCTTCACCTCCTCCTCGTCAGTCCCTCcagttgccatggtaaccaaCGTGGACCTCCCGGCCAAAGAGTCCACCATGTGA